Proteins from a single region of Haloarcula laminariae:
- a CDS encoding site-specific integrase, with the protein MPKSADSDSLADRDEPSWTLLDREGLVDAYLDVIAPAMRADGLDPETEQPTYAWLNEHGFRRFIYALQEYHDTTVTEFCERDLGLGADGFDWEIDDGDTTSALERYLDRQRQRKSWSDATVDAHRSRLARYVRTYAEINDSADLLSPVARESDVPAHEAVDACWATFDALDAEVARETLRRVYITVSDWYTTLVSRREAALNPTDGLDYNWSGDDAGTTSNPPLDSEHVAALFAAARDTREQLLVVALCGWGLRSGEVAALHADQLVLDDDAPRIEFRSRKNGPGSVALIYGRDIAEARIAEFADDAEWNGYLFPSPRSSSGHRTGGTIRNWFADLADRAALPETIDGHRPVPQMARRFWYDRYSSTVEELVEHQIQEVAEEQGSASAAVVWDDYLSEDRRRELRREFMRDKLAGAFENPTA; encoded by the coding sequence ATGCCGAAATCGGCTGATTCAGATTCACTCGCAGACCGGGACGAGCCTTCCTGGACGCTGCTGGACCGCGAGGGCCTGGTCGATGCCTATCTCGATGTCATCGCGCCCGCGATGCGGGCCGATGGCCTCGACCCCGAGACCGAGCAACCGACCTACGCGTGGCTCAACGAACACGGGTTCCGCCGGTTTATCTACGCGCTCCAGGAGTACCACGATACGACGGTCACCGAGTTCTGCGAGCGGGACCTGGGTCTCGGTGCCGACGGATTCGACTGGGAAATCGACGACGGCGACACGACTAGCGCGCTGGAACGGTATCTCGACCGGCAACGACAGCGCAAGTCCTGGAGCGACGCCACCGTCGACGCCCACCGGAGTCGGTTGGCACGGTACGTGCGTACCTACGCCGAAATCAACGACAGCGCTGACCTCCTCTCGCCGGTCGCCAGAGAGTCCGATGTCCCGGCACACGAGGCCGTCGACGCCTGCTGGGCGACGTTCGACGCGCTGGACGCGGAGGTCGCCCGCGAAACCCTCCGCCGCGTCTACATCACGGTGTCGGACTGGTACACGACCCTGGTGAGCCGGCGAGAGGCCGCGCTGAACCCGACGGACGGACTGGACTACAACTGGAGCGGCGACGATGCCGGGACGACGTCGAACCCGCCACTGGATTCGGAACACGTCGCGGCGCTGTTTGCCGCCGCCAGGGACACGCGCGAGCAGCTGCTCGTGGTGGCGCTGTGTGGGTGGGGCCTCCGCTCGGGCGAGGTTGCGGCGCTGCACGCCGACCAGCTCGTGCTTGACGACGACGCGCCGCGCATCGAGTTCCGGAGCCGCAAGAACGGCCCCGGCTCCGTCGCCCTGATTTACGGTCGGGACATCGCCGAAGCCAGAATCGCGGAGTTCGCCGACGACGCGGAGTGGAACGGATACCTGTTCCCGTCGCCGCGCTCGTCGAGCGGCCACCGCACTGGCGGCACTATCCGAAACTGGTTCGCCGACCTCGCGGACCGGGCGGCGCTCCCCGAAACCATCGACGGCCACCGGCCCGTCCCCCAGATGGCCCGCCGGTTCTGGTACGACCGGTACTCCTCGACGGTCGAGGAGCTGGTCGAACATCAGATTCAGGAGGTGGCCGAGGAACAGGGCAGCGCGTCGGCCGCTGTCGTCTGGGACGACTATCTGTCCGAGGACCGCCGACGGGAACTCCGTCGGGAGTTCATGCGCGACAAGCTCGCGGGCGCGTTCGAGAACCCAACGGCGTGA
- a CDS encoding sensor histidine kinase — protein MNVWGLDWVGVVVLVGTVGAGVLNVLLAAVATRRDIRIARVFRWLTAANGGLCLSTGMMYVSPPGLVMEVANRVATGFLVTSGVVFVLFAIVYAGYDGWLTRRRVGLIAALPVGYLLLLVTNPLHGLALSTVRTLSYHGLSVADAPRTPLVDVVALYLFALSVVSVGLLVRFYAVTRTAYRKQTAVVIFGAVVIPAASFLHVGGVITPVDPTPIMSGLTAVLVWVALFRYDFLDVVPLAADLLIEEMEDAVIVVDSEGTVRDANAAAVSLFSAPGDEPADEQAYIGRPLEDVFPALAERGTEDHISRPAADGDEERTFDVTETPLRDQFDIRRGSLLVLRDVTEAVRRRAEIERQNEYLNEFASVVSHDLRNPLGVAKGFTELVREGGDPAKLERVVDALDRMDALIDDLLTLAREGRDLSDVGTVSLATVANDAWRNVESEGTLTVGEVGVIQADANRLQQLLENLFRNAVEHGSAGSDPRARQDAVEHGSPDSDTDGAGVAITVGGLPDGFYVADDGPGIPEGERENVFETGYTTSESGTGFGLDIVRRVASAHGWTVHLTDGDDGGARFEFTGVERPADDTVE, from the coding sequence ATGAACGTCTGGGGACTCGACTGGGTCGGCGTCGTTGTACTCGTCGGAACTGTCGGTGCCGGCGTCCTCAACGTCCTGCTGGCAGCGGTCGCCACACGCAGGGACATCCGGATAGCTCGCGTGTTCCGGTGGCTCACTGCCGCAAACGGGGGTCTCTGTCTCTCGACCGGCATGATGTACGTGAGCCCCCCAGGGTTGGTCATGGAGGTTGCCAATCGGGTCGCTACTGGCTTTCTCGTTACCAGCGGCGTCGTGTTCGTGCTCTTTGCCATCGTCTACGCCGGGTACGACGGCTGGCTGACCCGCCGCCGGGTCGGGCTCATCGCCGCCTTACCGGTCGGGTATCTGCTACTCCTGGTGACGAACCCGCTACACGGGTTGGCGCTCTCGACGGTCCGAACGCTCTCGTACCACGGGCTGTCGGTCGCTGACGCCCCGCGGACGCCGCTCGTGGACGTGGTGGCGCTGTACCTGTTCGCACTCAGTGTCGTATCGGTCGGCTTGCTGGTGCGTTTCTACGCGGTGACGCGGACCGCCTACCGGAAGCAGACGGCGGTCGTCATCTTCGGGGCCGTCGTGATACCGGCCGCGTCGTTCCTCCACGTCGGCGGTGTGATCACCCCCGTGGACCCGACACCGATTATGAGCGGGCTGACCGCCGTCCTCGTCTGGGTCGCCCTGTTTCGCTACGATTTCCTGGACGTGGTACCGCTGGCGGCGGACCTCCTCATCGAGGAGATGGAAGACGCCGTCATCGTCGTCGATTCCGAGGGGACGGTGCGGGACGCGAACGCGGCGGCCGTGTCCCTGTTTTCGGCCCCGGGGGACGAGCCGGCGGACGAGCAAGCGTACATCGGGCGCCCGCTCGAAGACGTGTTCCCGGCACTGGCCGAGCGAGGGACCGAGGACCACATCAGCCGCCCGGCCGCCGACGGTGACGAGGAGCGGACGTTCGACGTGACGGAGACACCGCTGCGGGACCAGTTCGATATCCGCCGTGGCTCGTTGCTCGTGCTGCGGGACGTGACCGAAGCGGTCCGTCGGCGGGCCGAAATCGAACGGCAAAACGAGTACCTCAACGAGTTCGCATCCGTGGTGAGCCACGACCTCCGGAACCCCCTCGGGGTCGCGAAAGGGTTCACGGAGCTCGTTCGGGAGGGCGGCGACCCCGCGAAACTCGAACGGGTGGTCGACGCGCTCGACCGGATGGACGCCCTCATCGACGACCTCCTGACGCTGGCGAGAGAGGGCCGCGACCTCTCCGACGTGGGGACGGTCTCGCTGGCTACCGTCGCCAACGACGCGTGGCGGAACGTCGAGAGCGAGGGGACGCTCACAGTCGGGGAGGTGGGCGTGATACAAGCCGACGCGAACCGCCTCCAGCAGCTGCTGGAGAACCTGTTTCGGAACGCCGTGGAACATGGGTCCGCGGGCTCTGATCCGCGAGCGCGGCAGGACGCCGTCGAACACGGCTCACCGGACTCGGACACCGACGGGGCGGGAGTGGCGATTACCGTGGGCGGCCTACCGGACGGGTTCTACGTGGCCGACGACGGCCCCGGCATCCCCGAGGGGGAGCGTGAGAACGTCTTCGAGACCGGCTATACCACCTCGGAGTCGGGCACTGGGTTCGGCCTGGATATCGTCCGGCGAGTCGCGTCGGCCCACGGCTGGACGGTCCATCTCACCGACGGAGACGACGGCGGCGCACGGTTCGAGTTCACGGGGGTCGAACGGCCGGCCGACGATACGGTCGAGTAG
- a CDS encoding cbb3-type cytochrome c oxidase subunit I: MAVLLVGITAALARVENWRSYTLSAGGQTATEELAAREKPSGVLRWLTTVDHKDIGILYGVFAVVAFAWGGVSVVLMRFELLYPASDFLGTNLYNGLLTTHGITMLFLFGTPILAAFSNYFIPLLIGADDMAFPRINAIAFWLLPPAALLIWGGIFGMPFFESIEPAQTAWTMYTPLSIEQTNPGVDLMLLGLHLSGVAATMGAINFIATIFTERGEDVTWANLDIFSWTVLVQSGQILFAFPLLGSALVMLLLDRNLGTSFFTVDGGGPLLWQHLFWFFGHPEVYILVLPPMGLISYILPKFSGRKLFGFKFVVYSTLALGVLSFGVWAHHMFATGMDPRLRASFMAVSIAIAIPSAVKTFNWIATMWNGSLRTNTPFLFCAGFIANFIIGGVTGVFEAAIPVDLILHDTYHVVAHFHYVIMGGIAFAVFAGIYYWFPLYAGRWYQRTLAKWHFWLTMLGTNVTFFPMVLLGYAGMPRRYATYSVTAGPLELFTLLHQLATIGVVLLTVGQLIFVWNIVTSWLEGPKVQDGDPWDLRDTGQYPREFAWFEREKLTALTDGGEDDTDDETTT, encoded by the coding sequence ATGGCCGTTCTGCTGGTCGGAATCACGGCGGCGCTGGCCCGCGTAGAGAACTGGCGGTCGTACACGCTGTCAGCCGGGGGGCAAACGGCGACGGAGGAACTGGCGGCGAGGGAGAAACCGAGCGGCGTGCTCCGCTGGCTCACAACGGTCGACCACAAGGATATCGGTATCCTCTACGGCGTCTTCGCCGTCGTCGCGTTCGCGTGGGGCGGTGTCTCGGTCGTTCTCATGCGGTTCGAGCTGCTCTATCCGGCCTCTGACTTCCTCGGTACGAACCTCTACAACGGGCTGTTGACCACCCACGGTATCACCATGCTGTTCCTGTTCGGGACGCCGATACTGGCGGCGTTCTCGAACTACTTCATCCCGCTGCTCATCGGGGCCGACGACATGGCGTTCCCCCGAATCAACGCCATCGCGTTCTGGCTCCTCCCGCCGGCGGCGCTTCTCATCTGGGGCGGTATCTTCGGGATGCCCTTCTTCGAGAGCATCGAACCCGCCCAGACTGCCTGGACCATGTACACGCCGCTGTCCATCGAACAGACGAACCCGGGCGTGGACCTGATGCTACTGGGCCTGCACCTCTCGGGCGTGGCGGCGACGATGGGGGCGATAAACTTCATCGCGACCATCTTCACCGAGCGGGGTGAGGACGTGACGTGGGCGAACCTCGACATCTTCTCCTGGACAGTGCTCGTGCAGTCCGGGCAGATTCTCTTCGCCTTCCCGCTGCTCGGCAGCGCGCTGGTGATGCTCTTGCTGGACCGGAACCTCGGCACGTCGTTTTTCACGGTCGACGGCGGCGGCCCGCTGCTGTGGCAACACCTGTTCTGGTTCTTCGGCCACCCCGAGGTGTACATCCTCGTGCTGCCGCCGATGGGACTCATCAGTTACATCCTCCCGAAGTTCTCGGGTCGGAAGCTGTTCGGGTTCAAGTTCGTCGTCTACTCGACGCTGGCGCTGGGCGTGCTCTCCTTCGGCGTCTGGGCCCACCACATGTTCGCGACCGGGATGGACCCGCGGCTTCGGGCTTCCTTCATGGCGGTCTCAATCGCTATCGCCATCCCGAGCGCCGTCAAGACGTTCAACTGGATAGCGACGATGTGGAACGGCAGTCTGCGGACGAATACGCCGTTCCTCTTCTGTGCCGGGTTCATCGCGAACTTCATCATCGGCGGGGTCACCGGCGTCTTCGAGGCCGCTATTCCCGTCGACCTCATACTCCACGACACGTACCACGTCGTCGCGCACTTCCACTACGTCATCATGGGCGGGATTGCCTTCGCGGTCTTCGCGGGCATCTACTACTGGTTCCCGCTTTACGCGGGGCGGTGGTACCAGCGGACGCTAGCGAAGTGGCACTTCTGGCTGACGATGCTGGGGACGAACGTCACGTTCTTCCCGATGGTGTTGCTCGGCTACGCCGGGATGCCCCGACGGTACGCCACCTACAGCGTCACGGCCGGTCCGCTGGAGCTGTTTACGCTCCTGCACCAGCTGGCGACGATCGGGGTCGTCCTGCTGACCGTGGGCCAGCTCATCTTCGTCTGGAACATCGTGACTTCCTGGCTCGAAGGGCCGAAAGTCCAGGACGGCGACCCGTGGGACCTGCGTGACACCGGTCAGTACCCGCGGGAGTTCGCGTGGTTCGAACGGGAGAAACTGACCGCGCTGACCGACGGCGGCGAAGACGATACGGACGACGAGACGACGACCTGA
- a CDS encoding IclR family transcriptional regulator, producing MIDETSGRTLKTTRTSLEILTLVLEYDGLTLGELDGMVNSPKSSIHSHLNTLREERYLVKNDGTYNVSFRLALLGEKARYQYPNETVVEEAVDGLAETTGEEANFTVYEHGRLLMFYGTSGNATNKEDKINYRSEYYLHNTAAGKAILAELDRPQIERILEKWELPQESEATITDPEQLYEELEETAARGYGIVDEEFAPGLVAVGVPVRDSEGNILGGLSVGGPKYRVDTARIENELSDQLLAALGDFESSLSA from the coding sequence ATGATTGACGAAACAAGCGGCCGAACGCTCAAGACGACCCGCACTTCGTTAGAAATCCTCACGCTTGTGCTGGAATACGACGGGCTCACGCTCGGGGAGTTGGATGGTATGGTTAACAGCCCAAAAAGCTCGATTCACAGCCATCTCAACACGCTCCGGGAGGAGCGATACCTGGTGAAAAACGACGGCACCTACAACGTCAGTTTCAGACTGGCGCTGTTGGGCGAGAAAGCCCGATACCAGTATCCGAACGAGACGGTTGTCGAAGAAGCCGTCGATGGTTTGGCCGAAACAACCGGTGAGGAGGCGAATTTCACCGTCTACGAGCATGGACGACTTCTGATGTTCTACGGGACCTCCGGCAACGCCACAAACAAGGAGGACAAAATCAACTACCGTTCGGAGTACTATCTGCACAACACAGCTGCGGGGAAAGCGATACTCGCCGAACTGGACCGACCACAGATCGAGCGGATACTCGAAAAGTGGGAGCTACCACAGGAGTCGGAGGCGACAATCACCGACCCGGAGCAGCTGTACGAGGAACTCGAAGAGACCGCTGCCCGTGGCTACGGCATCGTCGACGAGGAGTTCGCACCAGGGCTGGTGGCCGTTGGGGTTCCGGTTCGCGACAGCGAGGGCAACATACTCGGCGGGTTGAGTGTCGGGGGACCGAAATACCGCGTCGACACAGCGCGCATCGAAAACGAACTCTCAGACCAGCTGTTGGCCGCTCTCGGTGACTTCGAATCGTCGTTATCGGCTTAA
- a CDS encoding phosphoenolpyruvate hydrolase family protein — translation MKFARTESKERLEAVAQSNDPIIGAGAGTGISAKFAERGGVDLLIIYNSGRYRMNGRGSLAGLLPYGDANEIVLEMGNEVIPVVEDTPVLAGVNGTDPFREMEVFIEDLKRRGFSGVQNFPTVGLIDEDSSFRANLEETGMGYDKEVDMIREASDQGMLTCPYVFNESQARDMAEAGADVIVSHMGLTTSGDIGAETALTLDEAAERVQAHHDAAKEVNEDVMVICHGGPIAWPDDAEYVLNNTEGIVGFFGASSIERLATEEAIENQAREFKDIEF, via the coding sequence ATGAAGTTTGCGCGGACGGAGTCCAAAGAGCGGTTAGAAGCGGTAGCGCAGAGCAACGATCCCATCATCGGAGCCGGTGCGGGGACCGGCATCTCGGCGAAGTTCGCCGAGCGGGGCGGTGTCGACCTGCTCATCATCTACAACTCGGGCCGGTACCGGATGAACGGCCGCGGGTCGCTCGCTGGCCTGCTGCCCTACGGCGACGCCAACGAGATCGTCCTGGAGATGGGTAACGAGGTCATCCCGGTCGTCGAGGACACACCGGTGCTCGCGGGCGTCAACGGCACCGACCCGTTCCGCGAGATGGAGGTCTTCATCGAGGACCTCAAACGACGCGGGTTCTCGGGCGTCCAGAACTTCCCGACGGTCGGCCTCATCGACGAGGACAGCTCCTTCCGGGCGAACCTGGAGGAGACGGGGATGGGATACGACAAGGAAGTCGACATGATTCGGGAGGCCAGCGACCAGGGCATGCTCACCTGTCCGTACGTGTTCAACGAATCCCAGGCTCGCGACATGGCCGAGGCCGGCGCCGACGTCATCGTCTCCCACATGGGCCTGACCACCTCGGGCGACATCGGCGCCGAGACGGCGCTGACTCTCGACGAGGCCGCAGAGCGCGTCCAGGCTCACCACGACGCCGCCAAGGAAGTCAACGAGGACGTCATGGTCATCTGCCACGGCGGCCCCATCGCCTGGCCCGACGACGCCGAGTACGTCCTCAACAACACCGAGGGTATCGTCGGCTTCTTCGGCGCCTCCAGCATCGAGCGCCTCGCCACCGAGGAGGCTATCGAGAACCAAGCGCGCGAGTTCAAGGACATAGAGTTCTGA
- a CDS encoding Tm-1-like ATP-binding domain-containing protein: MTVVIVGTLDTKGEEIGFARDVIEAKGIDVHLVDVGVMGDPEIEPDTAAAEVAEAGGTSLESLREGGDRGEAMEVMGDGAAAVVTRLHDDGELKGILGLGGSGNTSIATSAMRALPVGVPKLMVSTVASGDIEPYVGATDIAMMYSVADIEGLNQLSRTVISNAALAMVGMVANDPDVEVSDKPTIGMTMFGVTTPCVQTARELLEEKGYETIVFHATGTGGKAMENLIREGVIDGVFDVTTTEWADELVGGNLNAGPERLEAAGDMGVPQVVSTGALDMVNFGPRDSVPEKFDDRHFHIHNPQVTLMRTTPEENAELGEIIAGKLNGATGPTAMFLPLAGVSMLDIEGEDFYDPEADAALFDALREHLDDNVELVEMDTDINDDEFVHALVDKLDAYMRSAGQN, from the coding sequence ATGACTGTCGTCATCGTCGGGACCCTCGATACGAAAGGCGAAGAGATAGGCTTCGCACGCGACGTTATCGAAGCCAAAGGTATCGACGTCCATCTGGTCGACGTCGGCGTGATGGGCGACCCCGAAATCGAGCCGGACACGGCTGCCGCCGAGGTGGCCGAGGCCGGTGGCACCTCGCTCGAATCGCTTCGGGAAGGCGGCGACCGCGGTGAGGCGATGGAGGTTATGGGCGACGGGGCCGCAGCGGTCGTGACGCGTCTCCACGATGACGGCGAACTCAAAGGTATCCTCGGGCTCGGCGGCTCGGGGAACACGTCCATCGCTACGAGCGCGATGCGCGCGCTCCCGGTCGGGGTGCCGAAGCTGATGGTCTCGACGGTGGCGTCCGGTGATATCGAACCCTACGTCGGCGCGACGGATATCGCGATGATGTACTCCGTCGCCGACATCGAGGGACTGAACCAGCTCTCGCGGACGGTCATCTCCAACGCGGCCCTCGCGATGGTCGGCATGGTCGCTAACGACCCCGACGTCGAGGTGTCGGACAAGCCGACTATCGGGATGACGATGTTCGGCGTCACGACGCCGTGTGTCCAGACGGCCCGCGAGCTCCTCGAGGAGAAGGGCTACGAGACCATCGTCTTCCACGCGACCGGTACCGGCGGGAAGGCCATGGAGAACCTGATTCGGGAGGGCGTCATCGACGGCGTGTTCGACGTGACGACGACCGAGTGGGCCGACGAGCTCGTCGGCGGGAACCTCAACGCCGGGCCCGAGCGGCTCGAAGCGGCCGGCGATATGGGCGTCCCGCAGGTCGTCTCGACCGGCGCGCTCGACATGGTGAACTTCGGGCCCCGGGATTCGGTGCCCGAGAAGTTCGACGACCGGCACTTCCACATCCACAACCCGCAGGTGACGCTGATGCGGACCACCCCCGAGGAGAACGCTGAGCTGGGCGAGATTATCGCCGGCAAGCTCAACGGCGCGACCGGGCCGACGGCGATGTTCCTCCCGCTTGCCGGCGTCTCGATGCTCGACATCGAGGGCGAGGACTTCTATGACCCCGAAGCCGACGCGGCGCTGTTCGACGCCCTACGCGAGCATCTCGACGACAACGTCGAACTCGTCGAGATGGACACCGACATCAACGACGACGAGTTCGTCCACGCGCTCGTGGACAAACTCGACGCGTACATGCGCAGCGCAGGGCAGAACTAA
- a CDS encoding GAF domain-containing protein gives MNNAPPRDGEPVQSLSETRCEELLSSFQQLTGVGIWFHDVANDRTWWSQQAKEIHGIDPTETPSFADLAARYTDDGETAVLEQFLDAVDRSEGFTTDVSLTGAGTTERAIRIRCESRRSADDTLFLYGTVRDITEVKRREQRIQVLRQTSQELRSVSSREDVAEILADAAKNILGLVNTTVRLVDSNEQVLQTVVATEECLERAGDRPDYYVDEETPAARTFRTGEPELHADHEMTEDDHHRGDLQSGLYVPIGKHGVLSAGDVVVDAFADHDVEAAGLLGQLGAETITRIGWVKRSRAI, from the coding sequence ATGAACAATGCTCCCCCGCGGGACGGAGAGCCGGTCCAGTCGCTGAGCGAAACGCGCTGTGAGGAACTGCTGTCGAGCTTTCAACAACTCACCGGCGTGGGGATATGGTTTCACGACGTGGCGAACGACCGAACGTGGTGGAGCCAGCAGGCAAAGGAGATCCACGGCATCGACCCGACCGAGACGCCATCGTTCGCCGACCTCGCCGCGCGGTACACGGATGACGGCGAGACAGCGGTCCTGGAACAGTTCCTCGATGCGGTCGACCGGTCCGAGGGGTTCACGACCGACGTCTCCCTCACGGGCGCGGGCACGACTGAGCGAGCAATCCGTATCCGGTGCGAGTCGCGCCGTTCCGCGGACGACACGCTCTTCCTGTACGGTACTGTCCGGGACATCACCGAGGTGAAACGGCGGGAACAGCGCATACAGGTGCTCCGCCAGACCAGTCAGGAGCTCCGCTCGGTGAGTTCGAGGGAGGACGTCGCCGAGATTCTCGCTGACGCCGCCAAGAACATCCTCGGGCTGGTCAACACCACTGTCCGGTTGGTCGACAGTAACGAACAGGTGTTGCAGACGGTCGTGGCGACCGAGGAGTGTCTGGAGCGAGCGGGTGACCGCCCGGACTACTACGTGGACGAGGAGACCCCCGCGGCGCGGACGTTCCGGACGGGCGAGCCCGAACTGCACGCGGACCACGAGATGACCGAGGACGACCACCACCGCGGCGACCTCCAGTCCGGGCTGTACGTCCCCATCGGCAAACACGGCGTCCTCAGCGCCGGCGACGTGGTCGTCGACGCGTTCGCGGACCACGACGTCGAGGCCGCCGGCCTCCTGGGGCAACTCGGGGCCGAGACCATCACGCGTATCGGCTGGGTAAAGCGGTCGCGTGCAATCTGA
- a CDS encoding substrate-binding protein has product MTEDAEQVDESRRNYLKAVGAAGVAAGIAGCSGSTNSEYAPIGNYPPQGDSVSIGFNGPTSGALGPDGQDQEKGFDLAVKHLNSGGGLVDHWDRLSGDGIMGSQVEPTRADTAGSADTAQDNIERMIQRDNIQFWTGGMSSTVTMAMQDVAQREKVPFMGGNSTSAGISGENCSRYYFHPTFHAEIIGMAMGEAAPSVLGEDRDLFHIYMDYSYGQSNRDAARQYLTEDGPWTDAGGAAIAEGETDHSSQIQALEDSGADTLYFSSFGNFAASGLAQMRDAGLTDDLDVIIPHVSAFTLDPLGADAEGVLGMEPWNPNADNEASQVFVESYQEEYDETPNQSSLHTYESMMVYAAAVEEAETFHPPTVVRTLEEFEWNLAWGESAFREADHQVERPWYLVQGVGDDRAEELGIRTEIVETTDPLIYGSDSYPASECAMGENEYGDE; this is encoded by the coding sequence ATGACTGAAGATGCAGAACAAGTAGACGAGTCCAGGCGAAACTATCTCAAAGCGGTCGGAGCGGCCGGCGTCGCTGCCGGAATCGCGGGGTGTTCCGGCTCCACCAACTCGGAATACGCCCCTATCGGCAACTACCCGCCGCAAGGGGACAGCGTTTCGATCGGATTCAACGGGCCGACTTCGGGCGCACTGGGCCCTGACGGGCAGGACCAGGAGAAGGGGTTCGACCTCGCAGTCAAGCACCTCAACAGCGGGGGCGGCCTCGTCGACCACTGGGACCGGTTGAGCGGCGACGGCATCATGGGCTCACAGGTCGAGCCGACACGGGCCGACACTGCAGGCAGCGCCGACACCGCACAGGACAACATCGAACGGATGATACAGCGGGACAACATCCAGTTCTGGACGGGTGGCATGTCCAGTACGGTGACGATGGCCATGCAAGACGTCGCTCAGCGCGAGAAAGTGCCGTTCATGGGCGGGAACTCCACGTCGGCCGGTATCTCCGGGGAGAACTGCTCGCGGTACTACTTCCACCCCACGTTCCACGCGGAGATCATCGGCATGGCGATGGGGGAAGCCGCTCCCTCCGTGCTCGGCGAGGACCGGGACCTGTTCCACATCTACATGGACTACTCGTACGGCCAGTCGAACCGGGATGCCGCCCGTCAGTACCTCACCGAAGATGGGCCGTGGACGGATGCGGGCGGAGCCGCCATCGCGGAAGGTGAGACAGACCACAGCTCCCAGATTCAGGCCCTCGAAGACTCCGGCGCCGATACGCTGTACTTCTCCAGCTTCGGTAACTTCGCGGCCAGTGGCCTCGCACAGATGCGTGACGCCGGCCTCACGGACGACCTCGACGTCATCATCCCGCACGTCAGTGCGTTCACCCTCGACCCGCTCGGTGCGGACGCGGAGGGCGTCCTCGGGATGGAGCCGTGGAACCCCAACGCCGACAACGAGGCCAGTCAGGTGTTCGTCGAGTCCTACCAGGAAGAGTACGACGAGACGCCCAACCAGAGCTCGCTGCACACCTACGAGTCGATGATGGTGTACGCTGCCGCCGTCGAAGAAGCCGAGACGTTCCATCCGCCGACGGTGGTCAGAACGCTCGAGGAGTTCGAGTGGAACCTCGCGTGGGGCGAGTCGGCGTTCCGCGAGGCCGACCACCAGGTCGAGCGGCCGTGGTACCTCGTTCAGGGTGTCGGGGACGACCGCGCTGAGGAACTCGGTATCCGAACGGAGATCGTCGAGACGACCGACCCGCTCATCTACGGGTCCGATTCGTACCCGGCCTCCGAATGCGCGATGGGCGAGAACGAGTACGGGGACGAGTAA
- a CDS encoding branched-chain amino acid ABC transporter permease, with protein sequence MSIDGIVGFIFIALSVASLYLLVAVGLSIVFGSLKYVNMAHGVLYLLGAYVGLLIASQEQYGGLLSDAGQVGLGWGFVPALILTPIIIMGVGIVMERFIAKPFYERDLLEQLLVTFGILIAAQELVAIVFGRTGTIYPRPAWLTGAVSLPVVGTPPGMSAASTIRVLVVGLTLLLVGAIFAFYKYTDYGLAVRAGTEDSEMAQMLGIRVGRPFLLIFALGAAYAGLAGVLGGSLFNVTTGIGMEIIIPSLVIVIMGGVGSIRGTVIGALLAGFVFAAATELVPSMTRASIYLLAIVVLTLRPSGIFPSAEIGQ encoded by the coding sequence ATGAGCATCGACGGCATCGTCGGCTTCATATTTATCGCCCTGAGCGTCGCGTCGCTGTATCTGCTCGTCGCGGTGGGATTGTCCATCGTGTTCGGCTCGCTCAAATACGTCAACATGGCACACGGTGTGCTGTATCTGCTGGGCGCGTACGTCGGCCTCCTCATCGCGTCCCAGGAACAGTACGGCGGGCTCCTGAGTGACGCCGGACAGGTCGGTCTCGGCTGGGGGTTCGTCCCGGCCCTGATACTGACACCGATTATCATCATGGGGGTCGGTATCGTCATGGAGCGGTTCATCGCGAAACCGTTCTACGAACGCGACCTGCTCGAACAGCTGTTGGTGACGTTCGGTATCCTGATCGCCGCCCAGGAGCTCGTCGCCATCGTCTTCGGCCGAACGGGGACGATTTACCCCCGGCCTGCGTGGCTCACGGGCGCGGTCTCGCTGCCCGTCGTCGGCACACCGCCGGGCATGAGCGCCGCATCGACGATACGCGTGCTGGTCGTCGGGCTGACGCTCCTGCTGGTCGGCGCTATCTTCGCGTTCTACAAGTACACCGACTACGGCCTCGCGGTGCGTGCGGGCACCGAGGACTCGGAGATGGCACAGATGCTGGGGATCCGCGTCGGCCGCCCCTTCCTGCTGATATTCGCGCTGGGGGCCGCCTACGCGGGGCTCGCCGGCGTCCTCGGCGGGTCGCTGTTCAACGTCACCACCGGTATCGGGATGGAGATAATCATCCCGTCGCTGGTCATCGTCATCATGGGCGGCGTCGGCAGCATCAGAGGAACGGTCATCGGGGCACTGCTGGCGGGGTTCGTCTTCGCGGCGGCCACTGAACTGGTCCCGAGCATGACCCGTGCGAGCATCTACCTGCTGGCTATCGTGGTACTGACCCTCAGACCGAGCGGTATCTTCCCCTCGGCGGAGATAGGCCAATGA